One Sphingobacteruim zhuxiongii DNA window includes the following coding sequences:
- a CDS encoding PA0069 family radical SAM protein, producing MATEFIQGRGAQANVSNIFFKQHYSRDIVEGIDEWEEDKPQTQFTIVHPKSFVNKVDSPDVGMEYSANPYQGCEHGCIYCYARNSHQYWGYSAGLDFETKIMVKANSVKLFREFITRKSWTGTPISLSGNTDCYQPLERKFELTRGILKTASQYGQPISIITKNSLILRDADIISEMSNRNLCMVFISINSLTEDTRLKLEPRTVTAKQRLHVIESLSKLGVPVGIMCAPVIPGLTDHEIPKVLKAAANAGAKWAGYTTVRLNGEIGQIFEDWLHKAYPDRANKIWHSIQSCHHGKVNDSEFGNRMKGTGKQAQMIKDSFRMHCKRNKLNVEDFEFDCSHFLKNGDQQLKLF from the coding sequence ATGGCTACTGAATTTATTCAAGGTCGTGGAGCGCAAGCCAATGTATCTAACATTTTTTTCAAACAACATTACAGCCGTGACATCGTTGAGGGTATAGATGAATGGGAAGAGGATAAACCGCAAACTCAGTTTACGATTGTCCATCCTAAGAGTTTTGTCAACAAGGTTGATAGTCCCGACGTGGGCATGGAGTATTCTGCAAATCCATATCAGGGATGTGAACATGGTTGTATTTATTGTTATGCTCGAAATTCACATCAATATTGGGGTTACAGTGCTGGATTAGACTTCGAAACGAAGATTATGGTTAAAGCAAATAGCGTCAAGCTTTTCCGTGAGTTTATTACCCGTAAATCTTGGACAGGAACCCCTATTTCACTTTCTGGAAATACCGATTGCTATCAACCTCTAGAACGCAAGTTTGAATTGACTCGTGGTATATTAAAGACCGCTAGTCAATATGGTCAACCGATTAGCATTATCACCAAGAATAGCCTGATACTCCGTGATGCAGACATTATCAGCGAAATGTCTAATCGAAATTTATGTATGGTGTTTATTTCGATCAACTCGTTGACTGAAGATACTCGTTTAAAGTTAGAACCACGTACCGTAACGGCCAAACAAAGACTACATGTGATTGAATCCCTCTCTAAACTCGGTGTACCTGTTGGCATCATGTGTGCTCCGGTGATTCCCGGATTAACGGATCATGAAATCCCTAAGGTCTTGAAGGCGGCAGCCAATGCGGGTGCTAAATGGGCTGGCTATACTACGGTACGATTAAATGGAGAAATAGGTCAAATATTCGAAGATTGGCTCCATAAAGCCTATCCGGATCGCGCAAACAAGATTTGGCACAGCATACAAAGCTGTCATCATGGAAAAGTCAATGATAGTGAATTTGGAAACCGCATGAAAGGTACGGGAAAGCAAGCCCAAATGATTAAAGATAGTTTCCGTATGCACTGCAAACGCAATAAATTAAATGTAGAAGACTTTGAATTCGACTGTTCGCATTTCTTAAAAAATGGCGACCAACAGCTAAAATTGTTCTAA